Proteins from one Penicillium digitatum chromosome 2, complete sequence genomic window:
- a CDS encoding Nip7p, producing MRSLTEEETRTLFTKLASYTGRSLNSLITPAEDGTMSVFRLQGSRVYYVNKEIANLSVSFPRDELLSMGTMVGKFTKTGKFRINLTALDLLAQHARYKVWIKANGVMPLLYGGSVLKAHVARFSEDCPENAGVVIYDQNDTALGFGVTARSSAQIAKLDPTSIAVHRQADAGEYLREEDTLFTT from the exons ATGAGATCCCTCACAGAA GAAGAAACACGGACGCTCTTCACAAAGCTAGCTTCCTATACTGGCCGCAGTCTCAATTCTCTTATCACCCCGGCCGAAGATGGAACTATGAGTGTTTTCCGCTTGCAAGGATCCCGGGTCTACTACGTGAACAAGGAGATCGCCAATCTGAGTGTTTCTTTTCCTCGCGACGAACTGCTCAGCATGGGCACTATGGTCGGCAAATTTACTAAG ACGGGCAAGTTCCGCATCAACTTGACAGCTCTGGATCTTCTGGCGCAACACGCCCGGTACAAG GTCTGGATCAAAGCAAATGGAGTGATG CCTCTACTCTATGGCGGCTCAGTTCTAAAAGCCCACGTGGCTCGCTTTTCAGAAGATTGCCCCGAAAACGCTGGCGTTGTAATTTATGATCAGAATGACACTGCCCTGGGGTTCGGAGTTACAGCACGGTCATCCGCGCAGATCGCAAAATTGGATCCTACCAGTATCGCGGTCCATCGTCAG GCCGACGCGGGAGAGTACCTCAGAGAG GAGGATACGTTGTTCACAACCTAA